In the Oryza glaberrima chromosome 6, OglaRS2, whole genome shotgun sequence genome, one interval contains:
- the LOC127777928 gene encoding RING-H2 finger protein ATL39-like: MGSRSGSSTTTSTPPVAPDESRPPVVKGPKIFSYTCAGLVTGVALVAVVVFYCNRHVRRRAHVVVAGAGGREDDDVRGVAGVAAKIPEFAYTGSASGGEGAAQCSVCLGAVRGGEMVRRLPACKHLYHVECIDMWLASHATCPLCRTEVEPPPGDGGGRPAPAADESSPTEALPPV, encoded by the coding sequence atggGTTCGCGTTCCggctcgtcgacgacgacgagtacgCCGCCAGTGGCGCCGGATGAGAGCCGGCCGCCGGTGGTCAAAGGACCGAAGATCTTTAGCTACACCTGCGCCGGCCTCGTCACGGGCGtcgcgctcgtcgccgtcgtcgtcttctacTGCAACCGCCACGTCCGGAGGCGCGCgcatgtcgtcgtcgccggcgccggcgggcgagaggacgacgacgtgcGCGGCGTCGCTGGCGTGGCGGCCAAGATCCCGGAGTTCGCGTACACCGggtcggcgagcggcggcgagggggcggcGCAGTGCTCGGTGTGCCTCGGCGCGGTGCGGGGCGGCGAGATggtgcggcggctgccggcgtgCAAGCACCTGTACCACGTGGAGTGCATCGACATGTGGCTGGCCTCGCACGCCACGTGCCCGCTCTGCCGGACGGaggtcgagccgccgccgggggacggcggcggccgacctGCACCGGCGGCAGATGAGTCGTCGCCGACGGAGGCGCTGCCACCGGTGTAG